The sequence atttttttttttttttttttttcacattcttCAAGTTAAGCATGCGATGATGCGAGAACAATCTTAGGTGAATGTAAGAAAATTTTGCAAAGTAGAACAAAAGGGTGTACGCACAGCACACAGACGTATGAGCTCACCCGTGGAAAGTTATCATCTACATAACTGTAAGTCTGAGAAATAAAAGTAAACAAAATGCTTATCCAATTCCATCCcaaaaaatatatgcaaaatGTTCAATCTTTTTATTACATCTCCAAAGCATTTTTATAACACACATTAATgactttgatttatttatttaactggGGAACGATAATCGAAGTATATATTCATCATAGTCAACACATATAGATAAAACACATCTTTATTTTAGTTAAGGTTTTGGTTATACAGCTGAGCAGAAGCaaacaaagagaaaaggaaatacTAATACATACTGATCGAGGTCTTATTCTTATCAACCTCTCAAAgcctcaaaaacccaaaaaagactTTAATTACTCGTCACTCATTCTTACTACCATCTCTAGAGGGAAACGAGGTGACCCTACTGGGCAAAACACAACCCTATAATTAGTTCCACCAGGGCATGTAAATGTGCTTGAATAATCGTCCTGAGGGTAACTATAAGCATCTCTGCACCTATCCTTGAAGAACCTTGAGAAATTGGTGGGTCCACAGCTACCAGGCCCATTAGTACAACAATACTCATTGGTCTTGAAAACTGTACATGGGTTATTGCACCCACCTGGGGTCTTCAACTCATTGGGACACTGTCCATTAATATCAGCTGTGCACTTAATTCCACGACACCCACCACTAGTTGGGCTAAAGTCCATTGGAATATTGAACCCATCAATTAGAGAAA comes from Castanea sativa cultivar Marrone di Chiusa Pesio chromosome 3, ASM4071231v1 and encodes:
- the LOC142626682 gene encoding protein P21-like, whose product is MGSLANLQLSIQFLLFTLFFISSHAAIFEIRNECPYTVWAAASPGGGRRLDHGQSWTLNVAAGTAMARIWGRTNCNFDGSGRGNCQTGDCGGVLECKGWGVPPNTLAEYALNQFGNLDFIDISLIDGFNIPMDFSPTSGGCRGIKCTADINGQCPNELKTPGGCNNPCTVFKTNEYCCTNGPGSCGPTNFSRFFKDRCRDAYSYPQDDYSSTFTCPGGTNYRVVFCPVGSPRFPLEMVVRMSDE